The Cronobacter sakazakii genome has a window encoding:
- the fhuD gene encoding Fe(3+)-hydroxamate ABC transporter substrate-binding protein FhuD — MRDVLSTPFSRRRLMTAMALSPLMWHMAKARAASVDLKRIVALEWLPVEQLIALGVMPYAVADVPNYRLWVDYPPLPDAVIDVGLRTEPNLELLTELKPSLMIWSAGYGPSEAQLKRIAPGMGVTFTDGKAPLAMARQSLLTLAERLGLEKAAHAHLDEFEQFLTQMKVRLAGREPRPLLMMSLLDSRHALTLGTNSLFQPVLDAVKIPNAWQDKTNFWGSAIVGVERLAQFRDADVICFEHGDDQAMRQLAATPLWQAMPFVREGRFQRVPAVWFYGATLSAMRFGRVLENALGGRA; from the coding sequence ATGCGCGACGTTCTCTCAACCCCTTTCAGCCGTCGGCGTCTGATGACGGCGATGGCTCTCTCGCCGCTGATGTGGCACATGGCGAAAGCCCGTGCGGCATCGGTGGATCTCAAACGTATCGTGGCGCTCGAATGGCTGCCCGTCGAACAGCTGATCGCGCTTGGCGTGATGCCTTACGCGGTGGCGGATGTGCCGAACTACCGCCTGTGGGTTGATTATCCGCCGCTGCCGGATGCCGTCATCGACGTCGGGCTGCGCACCGAGCCCAATCTGGAGCTGCTCACTGAGCTTAAGCCGTCGCTGATGATCTGGTCGGCGGGCTATGGCCCGTCGGAAGCGCAGCTTAAGCGTATCGCACCCGGCATGGGCGTGACGTTTACCGACGGTAAAGCGCCGCTCGCGATGGCGCGGCAGTCGCTGCTGACGCTGGCCGAACGGCTGGGCCTTGAGAAAGCGGCCCATGCTCACCTTGATGAATTCGAACAGTTTCTTACGCAGATGAAAGTGCGCCTGGCGGGACGCGAGCCGCGTCCGCTTCTGATGATGTCGCTGCTGGATTCACGCCACGCGCTGACGCTTGGCACTAACAGCCTGTTTCAGCCGGTGCTGGACGCGGTGAAGATCCCCAACGCCTGGCAGGATAAGACCAATTTCTGGGGCAGCGCGATTGTCGGCGTCGAGCGCCTCGCGCAGTTCCGCGACGCTGACGTCATCTGCTTTGAGCATGGCGATGATCAGGCGATGCGCCAGCTTGCCGCCACGCCGCTCTGGCAGGCGATGCCGTTCGTACGCGAGGGCCGTTTTCAGCGCGTGCCCGCCGTCTGGTTTTACGGCGCGACGCTCTCGGCGATGCGCTTTGGCCGCGTGCTGGAAAACGCGCTGGGAGGCCGGGCATGA
- the fhuC gene encoding Fe3+-hydroxamate ABC transporter ATP-binding protein FhuC, giving the protein MQDKISPPDAGFSLKDVTFRVPGRTLLHPLSLTFPAGKVTGLIGHNGSGKSTLLKMLGRHQKPSGGDILLNGEPLAGWNSKAFAREVAYLPQQLPAAEGMTVRELVAIGRYPWHGALGRFGAEDRERVEEAISLVGLKALAHRLVDSLSGGERQRAWIAMLVAQNSRCLLLDEPTSALDIAHQVDVLALIHRLSQQRGLTVIAVLHDINMAARYCDHLVALRGGEMIAQGSPLELMNGETLKQIYGIPMGILPHPAGLAPVSFVC; this is encoded by the coding sequence ATGCAGGACAAAATTTCCCCGCCCGATGCTGGTTTTTCGTTAAAAGATGTCACTTTTCGCGTGCCCGGACGCACGCTGCTGCACCCCTTATCGCTCACCTTTCCGGCGGGCAAAGTCACCGGCCTTATCGGCCATAACGGCTCCGGCAAATCCACGCTTCTGAAAATGCTTGGTCGTCATCAGAAACCCTCCGGTGGCGACATTCTGCTTAACGGCGAGCCGCTGGCGGGCTGGAACAGCAAAGCGTTCGCGCGTGAAGTCGCGTATCTGCCGCAGCAGTTGCCCGCCGCCGAAGGCATGACGGTGCGCGAGCTGGTGGCGATTGGTCGTTACCCGTGGCACGGCGCGCTTGGGCGTTTTGGGGCGGAAGACCGTGAACGGGTGGAGGAAGCCATTAGCCTGGTGGGGCTTAAAGCGCTTGCGCACCGGCTGGTGGATAGCCTGTCCGGCGGCGAGCGCCAGCGGGCCTGGATTGCCATGCTGGTGGCGCAGAACAGCCGCTGCCTGCTGCTCGACGAACCGACCTCGGCGCTGGATATCGCTCATCAGGTGGACGTGCTGGCGCTGATCCACCGTTTAAGCCAGCAGCGCGGGTTAACCGTGATTGCGGTACTGCACGACATCAACATGGCCGCGCGTTACTGCGACCATCTGGTGGCGCTGCGCGGCGGGGAGATGATAGCCCAGGGCAGCCCGCTGGAACTGATGAACGGCGAAACGCTCAAACAGATTTATGGCATTCCGATGGGCATCCTGCCGCATCCGGCGGGCCTCGCACCCGTGAGCTTTGTCTGCTGA